In Massilia violaceinigra, one DNA window encodes the following:
- the ubiT gene encoding ubiquinone anaerobic biosynthesis accessory factor UbiT, producing the protein MKAHVYPILPKPLARALGHLPRFPGSLLFAAGLSRVLGPQLPGDVRAALEGRSISIGVTDAGVRFDVSWRGSRFVALSGSGKADLSIGASARDFLLLAQRREDPDTLFFSRRLTMEGDTELGLLVKNTIDAIDVALFDPERLLPARWRRAASN; encoded by the coding sequence ATGAAAGCGCACGTCTATCCGATCCTGCCAAAGCCGCTGGCCCGGGCGCTTGGCCACCTGCCGCGTTTTCCCGGCTCGCTGTTGTTCGCCGCCGGCTTGAGCCGCGTGCTCGGGCCGCAGCTGCCGGGCGACGTGCGCGCCGCGCTGGAAGGGCGCTCCATCAGCATCGGCGTCACCGACGCCGGCGTGCGCTTCGATGTGAGCTGGCGCGGATCGCGCTTCGTCGCCCTGTCGGGGTCCGGCAAGGCCGACCTGTCGATCGGCGCCAGCGCGCGCGACTTTTTGCTGCTGGCGCAGCGGCGCGAAGATCCGGACACCTTGTTTTTTTCGCGTCGCCTGACCATGGAAGGCGATACCGAACTGGGGCTGCTGGTAAAGAACACGATCGATGCGATCGATGTGGCGCTGTTCGACCCGGAACGCCTGCTGCCGGCGCGCTGGCGCCGTGCGGCCTCCAACTAA
- a CDS encoding U32 family peptidase, whose product MMKLALGPVLYYWPRDTMMAFYESVAASPVDIIYLGETVCSRRHELRLPDWLSLAAMLADAGKEVVLSTQALLESGSDLTNLRKLTSNGRFAVEANDIGAVHCLDRALPFVAGPHLNLYNEDSVALMAQLGARRWVMPLEMGRAALATMLKSRPAGLETEVFAYGRMPLAFSARCFTARHRNLGKDDCQFSCMAHPDGLELRTRDADTFLILNGTQIQSHLVYNLLGEMADMEAMGVDVMRISPQAQHTDAIVALFDRARLGQIGTAQAQAGLAPLMPAAPCDGYWHGKPGMAFDRREAA is encoded by the coding sequence ATGATGAAACTGGCCCTCGGCCCGGTGTTGTACTACTGGCCGCGCGATACGATGATGGCGTTCTACGAATCGGTGGCGGCAAGCCCGGTCGATATTATCTACCTGGGCGAAACGGTGTGCTCGCGGCGCCACGAGCTGCGTCTGCCCGACTGGCTGTCGCTGGCGGCCATGCTGGCCGATGCCGGCAAGGAGGTGGTGCTGTCGACCCAGGCGCTGCTCGAATCGGGCAGCGACCTGACCAATCTGCGCAAGCTGACATCGAACGGCCGCTTCGCGGTCGAAGCGAACGACATCGGCGCCGTGCACTGCCTCGATCGCGCGTTGCCGTTTGTCGCCGGGCCGCACCTGAACCTGTACAACGAAGACAGCGTGGCGCTGATGGCGCAGCTGGGCGCGCGGCGCTGGGTCATGCCGCTCGAAATGGGCCGCGCGGCGCTGGCGACGATGCTGAAAAGCCGACCGGCGGGACTGGAAACCGAGGTGTTCGCCTACGGCCGCATGCCGCTGGCATTTTCGGCGCGCTGCTTCACGGCGCGCCACCGCAACCTGGGCAAGGATGACTGCCAGTTCAGCTGCATGGCCCATCCGGACGGGCTGGAGCTGCGCACGCGCGACGCCGACACCTTCCTGATCCTGAACGGCACCCAGATCCAGTCGCACCTGGTGTACAACCTGCTTGGCGAAATGGCCGACATGGAAGCGATGGGCGTGGACGTGATGCGTATCAGTCCCCAGGCGCAGCATACCGATGCCATCGTCGCCTTGTTCGACCGGGCGCGCCTGGGCCAGATCGGCACCGCCCAGGCGCAGGCCGGCCTGGCACCGCTGATGCCGGCGGCGCCCTGCGACGGTTACTGGCATGGCAAGCCGGGCATGGCGTTCGACAGGCGGGAGGCGGCATGA
- a CDS encoding DUF2249 domain-containing protein codes for MNAGTPHIHHIDVRGLEPPEPLERVLDALETLPASDHLCMLIEREPRPLYRILAHNGYGHSTTVLPDYQYEVRIWRRAPDA; via the coding sequence ATGAACGCCGGCACGCCCCACATCCACCACATCGACGTGCGCGGCCTGGAGCCACCCGAGCCGCTCGAGCGCGTGCTCGACGCGCTCGAGACGCTGCCGGCCAGCGACCACCTGTGCATGCTGATCGAGCGCGAACCGCGCCCGCTGTACCGCATCCTGGCGCACAACGGCTATGGCCACAGCACCACCGTCTTGCCCGACTATCAATATGAAGTGCGGATCTGGCGCCGCGCGCCGGACGCCTGA
- a CDS encoding hemerythrin domain-containing protein, protein MRSGDNGAMDKQQENTMETIGSYLEADHVRCDALFASARHAVRKGLWREAGHAFATFCHALERHLLMEERIVFPAFENAIGAASAPTASMRSEHLRIRGVVQRLSNALRERDTEAFLDHADTLGIVLYQHSEKEEGVLYPMIERVLAPSCHKLVAAMQAFGAMDDMASAA, encoded by the coding sequence ATGCGAAGCGGTGACAATGGCGCCATGGACAAACAGCAGGAGAACACGATGGAGACTATCGGCAGCTACCTCGAAGCCGACCATGTGCGTTGCGATGCGCTGTTCGCAAGCGCGCGCCACGCCGTGCGCAAGGGCTTGTGGCGCGAGGCGGGGCACGCCTTCGCCACGTTCTGCCACGCGCTCGAACGCCATTTGCTGATGGAGGAACGGATCGTCTTCCCCGCTTTCGAGAACGCCATTGGCGCGGCCAGCGCACCCACCGCATCGATGCGCAGCGAGCATCTGCGCATCCGCGGCGTGGTGCAGCGCCTGTCCAATGCGCTGCGTGAGCGCGACACGGAAGCCTTCCTCGACCATGCCGACACCCTGGGCATTGTGCTGTACCAGCACAGCGAAAAGGAAGAAGGCGTGCTCTATCCGATGATCGAGCGCGTACTGGCGCCAAGCTGCCACAAGCTGGTGGCGGCCATGCAGGCCTTCGGTGCGATGGATGACATGGCCAGCGCCGCATGA
- a CDS encoding anaerobic ribonucleoside-triphosphate reductase activating protein, with protein MGAGELRVGGITAFTATDFPGKLAAAVFIQGCPWRCGYCHNPHLQLRQQGPLTWASVMALLVRRAGLLDGVVFSGGEPTMDPALPDAMAAVREMGLAVGLHTACIYPRQLKAVLPMVDWVGFDIKAPFDAYQRVTGVFGSGEPARACMEMIVDSGVAHECRTTLHPALLSEAEVEALAGTLADAGVRNYAIQTFRAQGCANKGLNATAGAVMGTATLERIAARFDTFVLRVA; from the coding sequence ATGGGTGCCGGCGAGCTGCGGGTGGGCGGCATCACCGCCTTCACCGCAACCGACTTTCCCGGCAAGCTGGCGGCCGCGGTGTTCATCCAGGGATGCCCGTGGCGCTGCGGCTACTGCCACAATCCGCATCTGCAGCTGCGCCAGCAGGGGCCGCTGACGTGGGCCTCGGTCATGGCGCTGCTGGTGCGCCGTGCCGGTTTGCTTGACGGCGTGGTGTTCAGCGGCGGCGAGCCGACCATGGATCCGGCGCTGCCGGACGCCATGGCGGCCGTGCGCGAGATGGGGCTTGCGGTCGGCCTGCACACCGCGTGCATCTACCCGCGCCAGTTGAAGGCGGTGTTGCCGATGGTGGACTGGGTGGGCTTCGATATCAAGGCGCCGTTCGACGCTTACCAGCGCGTGACGGGCGTTTTCGGCAGCGGCGAGCCGGCCCGCGCCTGCATGGAGATGATCGTCGACAGCGGCGTGGCGCACGAATGCCGGACCACGCTGCATCCGGCCCTGCTGTCGGAGGCCGAGGTGGAAGCTCTGGCAGGGACACTGGCCGATGCCGGCGTACGCAATTACGCCATCCAGACCTTCCGCGCGCAGGGCTGCGCGAACAAAGGGTTGAACGCCACGGCCGGTGCGGTCATGGGCACTGCCACGCTGGAACGCATTGCGGCGCGCTTCGATACCTTCGTTCTGCGGGTCGCGTAG
- a CDS encoding Pls/PosA family non-ribosomal peptide synthetase, whose product MLLSDAPAVAHPDILYGTAEPSLLKHEILADLLEASARRAPPQVALIYQERSLTYAELDQLADIGASRLIGLGVRPGHIVGLWMMRGIALLVAQAAIAKAGAAWLPVDQDTPADRLDVCVDDASAVGVVASAALAGQLDGSATPVWCAEALLAPLAPGETVQRRGKVSPDQPAYVIYTSGSTGKPKGILISQRSICHFLRSENAVLGVRFDDRVYQGFSVAFDMSFEEIWISYLVGATLWSGPKEIAGDPETLPRMLAANRVSVLHAVPTLLALFSDEVPTLRLINLGGEMCPESVVERWASPGRQIFNTYGPTEATVSCSLARLEPGRPITIGTPLPNYGLLVIDAEGPELALQPRGTTGELCITGPGLAAGYLGRPDLTDEKFLANPWASGPHDARLYRTGDLARIDAEGEVQCLGRTDDQVKIRGFRVELGEIEALLAQQAGVGTVAVLLRKDDGIDQLVAYLVAASGAGDDAIAGATLRRALAEHLPAYMVPSRYEALPLMPRLTSGKIDRKALKAMPLAAPGAADGSDQPETPAETALFKALSSLFPGQPIRREADFFADLGGHSLFAARLASALRADPAFAHVTVRDIYQQRQIGKIAIALADAPAAGAAEQDWTAPPATRRWLCAAGQALAIPPMVTLRMAQWLAPFFTYHFFTGEPGDSVALAVAASIGVFLFATLMEFGIAIAGKWLIAGRLKAGSYPLWGWTYYRWWLADRLVEAAPVYLLSGSSLYVWWLRALGARIGRDVLVGSMTLRAPDLLDIADGVSIGNAVNLENARVERGCLLLGAISLGQNASVASYAVMEGNTAIGALGHLEGQAAMADGARVPHARVWGGSPARDQGLFVSSLPPRPEVSRARLAGEAIFFVLGIVLVTTVFFMPVFPSFMLIDWLDDMDVMPWLQGSQVASQLVRYFLLAFPASAVLIVLTALVSAAIRWGGLPRLRPGRSAVHSNIYCAKWLVSHIQESSLNVLHGIYATVFAPFWYRLLGAKVGRDAEISTALGVVPDMLTLGDETFIADAVMLGDEHIDGGWMTMQATVVSHRSFIGNGSYIPDGTILPERVLVGVHTHAPENERMKSGDTWLGSPPIHLPAREQVSGYPEWLTYRPSALRRIGRTLVETFRIVAPHALVIAVGYTVVLNVMPSAAAGLWGDVIADLALAGLVYGIGNYLFVLTLKWLLLGRYCKRSAPMWTPFVWLSEGVTNLYEGIAVPNFMRYLRGTPWLPVAFSLLGCKMGRGVYLDTTDITEFDCVSIGAYSELNAFACPQTHLFEDRVMKVDHVEIGSKVTMGPRSAVLYSAKVGDNARLGPLTLVMKGEHIPAGTSWAGCPAAPAHP is encoded by the coding sequence ATGTTGCTTTCCGACGCACCTGCCGTCGCCCATCCGGACATCCTGTACGGGACGGCCGAACCCTCCCTGCTCAAGCACGAAATTCTGGCCGACCTGCTCGAAGCGAGCGCGCGCCGTGCACCGCCCCAGGTCGCGCTGATCTATCAGGAGCGCAGCCTTACCTACGCCGAACTGGACCAGCTGGCCGACATCGGCGCCTCGCGCCTGATCGGCCTGGGCGTGCGTCCCGGCCACATCGTCGGGCTGTGGATGATGCGCGGCATCGCGCTGCTGGTTGCGCAGGCGGCCATCGCCAAGGCTGGCGCCGCCTGGCTGCCAGTTGACCAGGATACGCCGGCCGACCGGCTCGACGTTTGCGTGGACGACGCCAGCGCCGTCGGCGTGGTCGCCAGTGCCGCCCTGGCCGGCCAGCTGGACGGCAGCGCCACACCGGTCTGGTGCGCGGAAGCCTTGCTGGCCCCGTTGGCGCCGGGTGAAACCGTGCAGCGTCGCGGCAAGGTTTCGCCCGACCAGCCCGCCTACGTCATCTATACCTCGGGCTCGACCGGCAAGCCGAAAGGCATCCTCATTTCCCAGCGCAGCATCTGTCACTTCTTGCGCAGCGAAAACGCGGTGCTGGGCGTGCGCTTCGATGACCGCGTGTACCAGGGCTTTTCGGTGGCGTTCGATATGTCCTTCGAGGAAATCTGGATTTCCTACCTGGTTGGCGCCACCCTCTGGAGCGGCCCCAAGGAAATCGCCGGTGACCCCGAGACCTTGCCGCGCATGCTGGCGGCAAACCGCGTCAGCGTGCTGCACGCGGTGCCGACCCTGCTGGCCCTGTTCAGCGACGAGGTCCCGACCTTGCGCCTGATTAACCTCGGCGGCGAAATGTGCCCCGAATCGGTGGTCGAGCGCTGGGCCAGCCCGGGGCGCCAGATCTTCAACACCTACGGCCCCACCGAAGCGACCGTCTCGTGCAGCCTGGCGCGCCTGGAACCTGGGCGCCCGATCACGATCGGCACGCCGCTGCCCAACTACGGCCTGCTGGTGATCGATGCCGAAGGCCCGGAGCTGGCCCTGCAGCCGCGCGGCACCACAGGCGAACTGTGCATTACCGGACCGGGGCTGGCAGCCGGCTACCTCGGGCGGCCCGACCTGACGGACGAGAAATTCCTCGCCAACCCCTGGGCCAGCGGTCCGCACGACGCGCGCCTGTACCGCACCGGCGACCTGGCGCGCATCGATGCCGAGGGCGAAGTCCAGTGCCTGGGACGCACCGATGACCAGGTGAAAATCCGGGGCTTTCGCGTGGAACTGGGCGAAATCGAAGCCCTGCTGGCCCAGCAGGCGGGCGTGGGCACGGTAGCGGTGCTGCTGCGCAAGGACGACGGCATCGACCAGCTCGTCGCCTATCTGGTGGCCGCCAGCGGCGCCGGCGACGATGCCATCGCCGGCGCCACCCTGCGCCGTGCGCTGGCAGAACATTTGCCGGCCTACATGGTCCCGAGCCGCTATGAAGCGTTGCCGCTGATGCCGCGCCTGACCTCCGGGAAGATCGACCGCAAGGCACTCAAGGCCATGCCGCTGGCCGCGCCTGGTGCCGCCGATGGCTCGGATCAGCCCGAAACCCCGGCCGAGACAGCCTTGTTCAAGGCCCTGTCCAGCCTGTTCCCGGGCCAGCCAATCCGGCGCGAGGCCGACTTTTTTGCCGACCTGGGCGGCCATTCACTGTTTGCCGCGCGGCTGGCCTCGGCCTTGCGGGCCGATCCGGCGTTTGCCCATGTCACCGTGCGCGATATTTATCAGCAACGCCAGATCGGCAAGATCGCCATCGCCCTGGCCGATGCGCCCGCTGCCGGCGCCGCCGAGCAGGACTGGACCGCACCGCCGGCCACCCGTCGCTGGCTCTGCGCGGCGGGCCAGGCGCTTGCCATTCCGCCCATGGTCACCCTGCGCATGGCGCAATGGCTGGCGCCGTTCTTTACCTATCACTTTTTTACCGGCGAACCGGGCGACTCGGTCGCGCTGGCCGTGGCGGCGTCGATTGGCGTGTTTCTGTTCGCCACGCTGATGGAATTTGGCATCGCCATCGCCGGCAAATGGCTGATCGCCGGGCGCCTGAAGGCCGGCTCGTATCCTTTGTGGGGCTGGACGTATTACCGCTGGTGGCTGGCCGACCGGCTGGTCGAAGCGGCACCGGTGTACCTGCTGAGCGGCTCATCGCTGTACGTGTGGTGGCTGCGGGCACTGGGCGCGCGCATCGGGCGCGACGTGCTGGTTGGATCGATGACCTTGCGCGCGCCGGACTTGCTCGATATCGCCGATGGCGTGAGTATCGGCAACGCCGTCAACCTCGAAAACGCCCGTGTCGAACGCGGCTGCCTGCTGCTGGGTGCGATTTCGCTGGGCCAGAACGCCTCTGTGGCGTCCTACGCCGTCATGGAAGGCAATACCGCCATCGGCGCCCTCGGCCATCTCGAAGGCCAGGCCGCCATGGCCGATGGCGCCAGGGTGCCGCACGCGCGCGTGTGGGGCGGCTCGCCCGCGCGCGACCAGGGTCTCTTCGTTTCCAGCCTGCCACCGCGGCCGGAGGTCAGCCGCGCGCGCCTGGCCGGCGAAGCCATCTTCTTTGTTCTCGGCATCGTGCTGGTGACCACTGTGTTCTTCATGCCAGTGTTTCCGAGCTTCATGCTGATCGACTGGCTCGACGACATGGACGTCATGCCGTGGCTGCAAGGCAGCCAGGTCGCATCCCAGCTGGTACGCTACTTCCTGCTGGCGTTTCCAGCCAGCGCCGTGCTGATCGTCCTGACGGCGCTGGTGTCGGCCGCGATCCGCTGGGGTGGACTGCCGCGCCTGCGGCCGGGCCGCTCGGCGGTCCACAGCAATATCTACTGTGCAAAATGGCTGGTGAGCCATATCCAGGAATCCAGTCTGAACGTGCTGCACGGCATTTACGCCACCGTCTTCGCACCATTCTGGTATCGCCTGCTGGGAGCGAAGGTCGGGCGCGATGCCGAGATATCGACCGCGCTCGGCGTTGTACCCGACATGTTGACCCTGGGCGACGAAACATTCATTGCCGACGCCGTCATGCTGGGCGACGAACACATCGACGGCGGCTGGATGACGATGCAGGCGACGGTCGTGTCGCACCGCAGCTTCATCGGCAATGGCAGCTATATTCCCGATGGAACGATCCTGCCAGAACGGGTACTGGTCGGCGTGCACACCCATGCCCCGGAGAACGAGCGCATGAAAAGCGGCGACACCTGGCTCGGCTCCCCGCCGATCCACCTGCCGGCGCGCGAACAGGTGAGCGGCTATCCGGAATGGCTGACCTACCGGCCGTCCGCGCTACGGCGCATCGGTCGCACGCTGGTGGAAACTTTCCGCATTGTCGCGCCGCATGCCTTGGTGATCGCGGTCGGCTATACCGTCGTGCTCAACGTCATGCCGAGCGCGGCTGCCGGGCTGTGGGGTGACGTCATCGCCGACCTGGCGCTGGCCGGGCTGGTGTACGGAATCGGCAATTACCTGTTCGTGCTCACGCTCAAGTGGCTGCTGCTGGGCCGCTACTGCAAGCGCTCGGCGCCGATGTGGACCCCGTTCGTGTGGCTGTCCGAAGGCGTGACCAATCTGTACGAAGGCATTGCGGTGCCCAATTTCATGCGTTATCTGCGCGGCACGCCCTGGCTGCCGGTGGCATTCAGCTTACTGGGCTGCAAAATGGGGCGCGGCGTGTATCTGGACACGACCGATATTACCGAGTTCGACTGCGTATCGATCGGCGCCTACAGCGAGCTCAACGCCTTCGCCTGCCCGCAAACGCACCTGTTTGAAGACCGGGTGATGAAGGTCGACCATGTGGAGATCGGCAGCAAAGTGACCATGGGACCGCGCAGTGCAGTGCTCTACAGCGCCAAGGTCGGCGACAACGCCCGCCTGGGCCCACTGACCTTGGTCATGAAGGGGGAACATATCCCCGCGGGGACCAGTTGGGCGGGCTGCCCGGCGGCGCCGGCGCACCCTTAA
- a CDS encoding permease, which produces MQRTLSLEQSPPLGAVLRYFLATPVFALLAGALLLWQGAPALASRWSPSTLALTHLLTLGTLGMAMAGALIQILPVVAGVTLPRARLLAPGVHALLAGGTAALAGAFLFTRPWLFQLALALLLPGFAWLIGALTVALWQMPPPGALPMTATVRLALGSLLVTVCLGALLAGAFAWPASAALLPLMLATDVHALWGVFGWAGLLLVGVSFQVVPMFQVTPLYDKPLPQMLGVTIFLLLVVWTVSAAALRAHLVWIDTMASTLLLASYALFALATLRLLARRKRPQADAMTLFWRLAMASMLACATLWAVPAQVAGDGRTLAMGVLMLVGFLYSTINGMLYKIVPFLIWRDLQERAADGQRVPTIKTLTADQDAQRQFWLHAAALALLVAACWWPVLLARPAAAAMCLSAVWLLLNLSTALRRARNAVASGSSRTAPCPTS; this is translated from the coding sequence ATGCAGCGCACCCTCTCGCTCGAACAGTCGCCACCACTCGGCGCGGTGCTGCGCTACTTCCTCGCCACGCCGGTCTTCGCGCTGCTGGCCGGCGCGCTGCTGCTGTGGCAAGGCGCCCCGGCGCTGGCCTCACGCTGGTCGCCGTCCACCCTGGCGCTGACCCACTTGCTGACGCTTGGCACGCTGGGCATGGCGATGGCCGGCGCGCTGATCCAGATCCTGCCCGTGGTAGCCGGCGTCACGCTGCCGCGCGCGCGCCTCCTCGCTCCCGGAGTGCACGCGCTGCTTGCTGGTGGCACGGCGGCGTTGGCGGGCGCATTCCTGTTCACGCGTCCATGGCTGTTCCAACTGGCGCTGGCCCTGCTGCTGCCCGGCTTTGCGTGGCTGATCGGCGCACTCACGGTGGCCTTGTGGCAGATGCCGCCGCCAGGCGCACTGCCGATGACGGCCACAGTCAGGCTGGCCCTCGGCAGTCTGCTTGTCACCGTGTGCCTCGGCGCGCTGCTGGCGGGCGCCTTTGCCTGGCCGGCATCGGCCGCGCTGCTGCCGCTGATGCTGGCCACCGACGTGCACGCGCTGTGGGGCGTGTTCGGCTGGGCGGGACTGCTGCTCGTTGGCGTATCGTTCCAGGTCGTGCCCATGTTCCAGGTGACGCCCCTGTACGACAAGCCGTTGCCGCAGATGCTGGGCGTGACGATTTTTCTGCTGCTGGTCGTGTGGACCGTGAGCGCCGCGGCGCTGCGCGCGCACCTGGTGTGGATCGACACCATGGCCAGCACACTGCTGCTGGCCTCCTACGCGCTGTTCGCGCTGGCCACGCTCCGCCTTCTGGCGCGCCGCAAACGGCCACAGGCCGACGCCATGACCCTGTTCTGGCGCCTGGCAATGGCCAGCATGCTGGCCTGCGCGACGCTGTGGGCGGTACCGGCGCAGGTGGCCGGCGATGGCCGCACCCTGGCGATGGGCGTCCTGATGCTGGTCGGCTTCCTGTACTCGACCATCAACGGCATGCTGTACAAGATCGTGCCGTTCCTGATCTGGCGCGATTTGCAGGAGCGCGCCGCCGACGGCCAGCGCGTGCCGACGATCAAAACGCTGACCGCCGACCAGGACGCGCAGCGCCAGTTCTGGCTGCACGCGGCGGCCCTGGCCTTGCTGGTGGCGGCCTGCTGGTGGCCGGTGCTGCTGGCACGGCCGGCGGCGGCGGCGATGTGCCTGTCGGCCGTCTGGCTGTTGCTGAACCTGTCGACGGCCCTCAGGCGCGCTCGCAACGCAGTCGCCTCCGGCTCGTCGCGCACGGCCCCATGCCCGACGTCCTAG
- the ubiU gene encoding ubiquinone anaerobic biosynthesis protein UbiU, giving the protein MMSNTSDGATPFELVCPAGSLPALKAAVDNGADCVYLGFRDATNARNFAGLNFDEAAIEQGIAYSHARGRKVLLALNTYPQPAAGALWRRAIDRAAGAGIDAVILADPGLMRYAAERYPALRLHLSVQGSATNYEAINFFHRHFGIARAVLPRVLSVAQVEQVVRNTPVEIEVFGFGSLCVMVEGRCALSSYATGESPNTHGVCSPAKAVRWQQTPAGLESRLNGVLIDRYADGEQANYPTLCKGRFDVAGEQFYAIEEPASLNTLELLPQLIELGVSAIKIEGRQRSPAYVAQVTRVWREAIDQYRASPKRFSAKQAWMADLNKVAEGQQHTLGAYHRSWK; this is encoded by the coding sequence ATGATGTCAAATACTTCCGACGGCGCCACGCCGTTTGAACTGGTGTGCCCGGCCGGCAGCCTGCCGGCACTCAAGGCGGCCGTGGACAACGGCGCCGACTGCGTCTACCTCGGCTTTCGCGACGCGACCAACGCGCGCAACTTCGCAGGCCTGAACTTCGACGAGGCCGCGATCGAACAGGGTATCGCCTACAGCCACGCGCGCGGGCGCAAGGTACTGCTCGCGCTGAACACCTATCCACAACCGGCCGCCGGCGCGCTGTGGCGGCGCGCAATCGACCGCGCCGCCGGCGCCGGCATCGACGCCGTGATCCTGGCCGACCCGGGCCTGATGCGCTACGCAGCCGAACGCTATCCCGCGCTGCGGCTGCACCTGTCGGTGCAGGGTTCGGCCACCAACTACGAGGCCATCAACTTTTTCCACCGCCATTTCGGCATCGCGCGCGCGGTGCTGCCGCGGGTGCTGTCGGTGGCGCAGGTGGAGCAGGTGGTGCGCAATACGCCGGTCGAGATCGAGGTGTTCGGCTTCGGCAGCCTGTGCGTGATGGTCGAAGGGCGCTGCGCGCTCTCGTCGTACGCCACGGGCGAGTCGCCCAACACGCACGGCGTGTGCTCGCCGGCCAAGGCGGTGCGCTGGCAGCAAACGCCGGCCGGGCTGGAGTCGCGCCTCAACGGCGTGCTGATCGACCGCTACGCCGACGGCGAGCAGGCCAACTATCCGACCCTGTGCAAGGGCCGCTTCGACGTCGCCGGCGAACAGTTTTACGCGATCGAGGAACCGGCCAGCCTGAATACCCTGGAGCTGCTGCCCCAGCTGATTGAACTGGGCGTGAGCGCGATCAAGATCGAGGGACGCCAGCGCAGTCCAGCGTACGTGGCGCAGGTAACGCGCGTGTGGCGCGAGGCGATCGACCAGTACCGCGCCAGTCCGAAGCGTTTTTCGGCCAAACAGGCCTGGATGGCCGATCTGAACAAGGTGGCAGAGGGGCAGCAGCATACGCTGGGCGCCTACCACCGCTCATGGAAGTAA
- a CDS encoding putative zinc-binding protein, whose translation MDADRAALPLVYSCSGCSSAAQMANHLALALDRSGAAEMSCIAGVGGGVAPLVKLARSGRPVLAIDGCPLACARQCLAQHGVVPDQHVMLNELGVRKRMHADFDREHAAELTAQLRSDVGKLGLPNTPVVPAQAGTQVNSR comes from the coding sequence ATGGATGCGGACAGGGCGGCGCTGCCGCTGGTGTATTCATGTTCGGGATGTTCGAGCGCGGCGCAGATGGCCAACCATCTGGCGCTTGCGCTCGACCGCAGCGGGGCGGCCGAAATGTCGTGCATCGCCGGCGTGGGCGGCGGCGTGGCGCCGCTGGTCAAGCTGGCGCGTTCGGGGCGGCCGGTGCTGGCCATCGACGGCTGTCCGCTCGCGTGCGCGCGCCAGTGCCTGGCGCAGCATGGCGTGGTGCCGGACCAGCATGTGATGCTCAATGAACTTGGGGTGCGCAAGCGGATGCATGCCGATTTCGACCGCGAGCACGCCGCGGAGCTGACGGCGCAGCTGCGCAGCGATGTCGGGAAACTTGGATTACCCAATACCCCCGTCGTTCCCGCGCAGGCGGGAACCCAAGTTAATAGCCGCTAG